The following are from one region of the Lytechinus pictus isolate F3 Inbred chromosome 4, Lp3.0, whole genome shotgun sequence genome:
- the LOC129258397 gene encoding uncharacterized protein LOC129258397 — translation MAMAFSEETTDFRCQMCTNDDCSETVANYTLNSIRKNLCNGCAKKCQQNIVTDKVLNKWTCHKHHTRRAEIFCEDHQSIICHNCATTSHKPCDIREVEEILDERRCKLQRMIEETKQLGKSEASVEKLVAEASTHLAKVEVKMQEAIHEAIEYVEEEGKQTLESINKEADREIEQINIRRAVRLKKNLAVIDQGRQDILKRQCILQDELQLLMGKLNDCAKTCLKNQSSAIENSRMKAETLIKNEILLLKNYSEVEGEMMQSLQKDNVERLALPIVEKARQVNFERESGPNLGILQGLDGSWVLKPSLTVDISEPALVGFTNKKNVIVIDKRSDSLVLVDFQEQQACKVVNGEFPRNIYRLALLDDEKVACGTTDGSLFIFQKQTWEFIERVPLYLGTPVILAVDNVSRNRRILAVAQGECIINIVSQESNEVTSSVSVKDTPIIDIAVLWQGDIVVRTRCASGDDLAVLNRNDFTVTSVTHFHDKYLRSITADQGRDALYIRHFDPNRQKCSVEEMRLMDGKLTSVGSILEFSPLKNKWPMISADCCAPEQGKLVLLRGKQIMVYTKRFLT, via the coding sequence ATGGCCATGGCGTTTTCTGAAGAAACGACTGATTTCCGCTGCCAAATGTGCACAAACGACGATTGCAGCGAAACTGTAGCAAACTATACCCTCAACAGCATTAGGAAAAACCTCTGCAATGGATGCGCTAAGAAATGCCAACAAAACATCGTCACCGATAAGGTCCTCAACAAGTGGACTTGCCACAAGCACCACACAAGGAGAGCCGAAATCTTTTGCGAAGACCATCAGAGTATCATTTGCCACAACTGCGCAACAACGTCACACAAGCCTTGTGACATAAGAGAAGTGGAAGAAATTCTGGATGAACGGAGATGTAAGTTGCAGCGGATGATTGAAGAGACGAAGCAACTTGGGAAATCCGAAGCGTCAGTTGAAAAGCTTGTCGCAGAAGCATCAACACATCTTGCAAAGGTCGAGGTAAAGATGCAAGAGGCAATTCACGAGGCGATTGAATACGTTGAAGAGGAAGGAAAGCAGACTTTGGAGTCGATCAATAAAGAAGCCGATAGAGAGATTGAACAAATCAACATCAGGAGAGCAGTAAGATTGAAGAAGAACCTTGCCGTCATCGACCAAGGAAGGCAGGATATCTTAAAGAGACAGTGCATTTTACAGGACGAACTGCAGTTGCTTATGGGAAAACTGAATGACTGTGCGAAAACGTGTTTGAAGAATCAAAGCTCTGCAATCGAAAATTCGCGAATGAAGGCCGAAACACTTATTAAAAATGAGATCTTGTTGCTTAAAAACTATTCGGAAGTGGAAGGTGAGATGATGCAAAGTCTTCAAAAAGACAACGTCGAGCGTTTGGCCCTACCGATAGTAGAGAAAGCACGACAAGTCAATTTCGAAAGAGAGTCGGGACCAAATCTCGGTATATTGCAGGGACTGGATGGAAGTTGGGTTCTTAAGCCATCGCTTACCGTTGATATCAGTGAGCCTGCCTTGGTCGGGTTTACCAACAAAAAAAACGTCATTGTAATCGACAAGAGAAGCGATTCCCTCGTTCTGGTTGACTTCCAGGAACAGCAAGCATGTAAAGTCGTGAACGGTGAATTTCCTCGAAACATCTACAGACTGGCTCTTCTCGATGATGAGAAGGTTGCTTGTGGAACAACTGACGGATCGTTGTTCATCTTCCAGAAACAAACATGGGAATTTATCGAGAGAGTCCCTTTATATCTAGGCACGCCTGTGATTCTTGCTGTTGATAACGTATCTCGCAACCGACGAATTTTGGCAGTTGCTCAAGGGGAATGTATCATTAACATCGTCAGCCAAGAGAGTAACGAAGTAACATCTTCTGTTTCTGTCAAAGACACACCAATTATTGACATCGCTGTACTTTGGCAAGGGGACATTGTTGTCCGTACTCGCTGTGCTTCAGGAGACGACCTTGCAGTTCTTAATCGCAACGATTTCACAGTGACATCTGTCACACATTTCCATGACAAGTATCTCCGAAGCATCACGGCTGATCAAGGAAGAGACGCCCTCTACATCCGACATTTTGATCCCAATCGTCAGAAGTGTTCTGTTGAAGAGATGCGTCTAATGGATGGCAAACTGACGTCTGTGGGGAGTATCTTAGAGTTCTCTCCTTTGAAGAATAAGTGGCCAATGATCAGTGCCGACTGTTGTGCCCCTGAGCAGGGGAAGCTTGTGCTTCTCCGGGGGAAGCAGATCATGGTGTATACGAAAAGATTCCTTACCTAG
- the LOC129258943 gene encoding probable serine/threonine-protein kinase yakA isoform X1, whose product MYMQALNGFIIVIQSDGQIFYASPSVQEYLGFQDADIMHQNVFELIHKEDREDFQKQLLVCPPATCSQDVTQRSLTSANGCSDDHQDVPPEMNDSEQSLDRNFTSRLRCLLDESSGFLSLQFSGRMRMLHGQRTRGKDGIPVDVDPPEMALFALACPLQQPTIMEIYVRNMIFRTKHKLDFKTVNLDTKGTEVLGYTDTEFRSLPGYQYVHYEDIIYCSEMHSSLIRKGETGFIYFRLMSKVMKWIWVQAKGRVMYKNGKPDYLVSTHRPMSDEEGDQHLINRRKPFRWPFTGKADLYDCNPPYPPIPPVILHALQRGEIPSFGGGPPPGVPMGDMPPGMSGMPPGMGGMPPGMPPGMPPGMPPGMPPGMGEMPPGMTDFPPGGMPPFGDSVKFRDDGPPPFGMNKESMFSPRSERGGTQSFEGPTPRYQFKRSPGYSPPNYSCEGMENGGNDRVGGVFDQRVNGNRSLLENGIKGHISPQESLPTMAGESLRTEFSRNIGDASVNMLSESQTWSCRHNALNSLPADQSALSSPQMHPQQLQQHQQQHQQLQQQQPQQQQQQHQQQQQQQHQQLQQQQPQQQQQQHQQQQQQQQQYQQQQQQQQQQLRYQQQQKISTYLPLQNHSQGAALETSNMCSPRSTGSNDSGFNSVPMHGQMQNNGIGRNQASRKVAVVSPCQVSPEMQLPQRVKDPRAPTLSTGSIDSGVDNLPYENGDDIPTFDEALSLSAFESGQQGAIARTLMASSGPEMLAPNTWTSNNEQSYNAPNQEFHNMPNQIGPKVEMNTMQFNRMPTHNNGLNHDSCNVLRSLLSNPQTQVSCKQEVQSSSSPVTSITHPNTVEWGSPSAKTPVNSLNSVHPQSRQQPSMATPQSKNVFMQGSGSSQQMPHPVHSSRVSHSQQQAKHSHQSSHQTNLMQSQASCKLDGQRQQPPAQSVFDSPNSYNPLNNLPMTSQHTSNIQNQSQQHGQNSTQALRQESHQHRQQQQLLELQRRQIQQPNRAADISSNGQQQSCRQQTQQHAIQTQIQQPSRATAISSHHPQQQQQLVQQQQRQMYQQPQQMHPQNQQLQPQQQQQFNQQQHTFQQQPQVHPQQQQQQWQQHNQQQQQGQQFNQQQHRQQQNSSYKTTNLPVMKCEMETRYSHGMASQNNMQSDRSGFSGNQGMIHNGGGSLGLEFNQDMSIPGNNLHPTSQLDPMTSDMTSELLSAMMPGMGGQQVGENQGLFELPMKGMVMGSGAIIQNGFQVALTHTSNV is encoded by the exons ATTCAGAGCAATCATTGGACCGAAACTTCACCAGTCGTCTCAGATGCCTCCTAGATGAATCCTCAGGGTTTCTG AGCCTGCAGTTCAGCGGGCGTATGCGTATGCTCCATGGCCAGCGGACGAGAGGCAAGGATGGCATACCCGTTGACGTGGACCCACCAGAGATGGCGCTCTTCGCCTTGGCCTGTCCCCTCCAGCAGCCGACCATCATGGAGATCTATGTGCGGAACATGATCTTCAGGACGAAGCACAAGCTGGACTTCAAGACGGTCAATCTGGATACAAA GGGCACTGAAGTTCTTGGTTACACCGACACGGAGTTCCGATCCTTGCCTGGCTACCAGTACGTGCATTATGAAGACATCATCTACTGTTCTGAGATGCATAGCTCAT TGATCCGTAAAGGAGAGACTGGTTTCATCTACTTCCGGTtgatgtcaaaggtcatgaagTGGATCTGGGTCCAGGCTAAAGGGAGGGTCATGTACAAGAATGGCAAGCCAGACTACCTGGTCTCCACCCACAGGCCGATGAG TGACGAGGAAGGAGATCAGCATCTGATAAACCGTAGGAAGCCGTTCCGATGGCCGTTCACAGGGAAAGCCGACCTGTACGATTGCAACCCACCATACCCTCCCATTCCGCCAG TCATACTACATGCTCTTCAGAGAGGGGAGATTCCCAGCTTTGGAGGAGGGCCACCCCCAGGAGTCCCCATGGGAGATATGCCTCCAGGAATGAGCGGAATGCCACCAGGAATGGGGGGTATGCCACCAGGCATGCCTCCAGGTATGCCTCCTGGCATGCCTCCAGGTATGCCTCCTGGCATGGGGGAGATGCCTCCGGGAATGACGGATTTCCCTCCTGGTGGAATGCCCCCCTTTGGAGACTCTGTGAAGTTCAGAGATGACGGGCCACCACCGTTTGGTATGAATAAGGAATCCATGTTTAGTCCGAGGTCGGAAAGGGGTGGGACTCAATCGTTCGAAGGACCCACACCGAGATACCAGTTCAAACGATCGCCTGGGTACTCCCCTCCCAACTACTCCTGCGAGGGCATGGAGAATGGTGGTAATGATAGGGTCGGTGGTGTCTTTGATCAGAGGGTAAATGGAAACAGAAGTCTTTTGGAAAATGGAATCAAGGGGCACATCAGCCCCCAGGAGTCCCTTCCAACAATGGCAGGGGAATCCCTGAGGACAGAGTTTTCTAGAAATATTGGGGATGCATCTGTTAATATGTTGAGTGAATCACAGACCTGGTCATGCAGGCATAATGCTTTGAACAGTTTACCTGCTGATCAAAGTGCTTTGTCATCACCTCAGATGCATCCACAGCAGCTCCAACAGCATCAGCAACAACATCAGCAGCTCCAACAGCAACAGCCTcagcaacaacagcagcaacatcagcaacagcagcagcaacaacatcAGCAGCTCCAACAGCAACAGCCTcagcaacaacagcagcaacatcagcaacagcagcagcaacagcagcaatatcagcaacagcagcagcagcaacaacaacaacttcggtatcagcagcagcagaagaTCTCTACATATTTACCATTGCAGAACCATTCACAAGGTGCTGCCTTAGAAACTTCCAACATGTGCTCTCCGCGATCAACAGGTAGCAATGACAGTGGGTTTAACAGTGTGCCCATGCATGGACAGATGCAGAATAATGGTATTGGCCGTAACCAAGCATCAAGGAAAGTGGCTGTAGTGAGTCCTTGCCAAGTGAGTCCCGAAATGCAACTTCCTCAGAGAGTCAAAGACCCCAGGGCTCCTACACTTAGCACAGGGAGCATTGACAGTGGGGTGGACAACTTGCCATATGAGAATGGAGATGATATCCCAACATTTGACGAAGCCCTTTCCTTATCGGCGTTTGAATCAGGACAGCAAGGGGCCATTGCAAGAACTCTTATGGCAAGCAGTGGTCCTGAAATGCTTGCACCAAACACATGGACTTCTAACAATGAACAATCATATAATGCCCCAAATCAGGAATTCCACAATATGCCAAACCAAATTGGACCAAAAGTAGAAATGAACACTATGCAGTTTAACCGTATGCCAACTCATAATAATGGACTAAATCATGACTCTTGTAACGTCTTGAGGTCGTTACTGAGTAATCCTCAGACCCAGGTCTCTTGTAAGCAGGAGGTGCAGAGTTCTTCATCTCCAGTCACGTCCATCACCCACCCAAACACGGTAGAATGGGGGTCACCATCGGCCAAAACCCCTGTAAACTCCCTGAATTCAGTCCATCCCCAATCCAGACAGCAACCCAGCATGGCCACTCCTCAGTCCAAAAATGTGTTCATGCAAGGTTCCGGGTCGTCGCAGCAAATGCCGCATCCTGTGCATTCTTCCAGGGTATCTCATTCACAGCAGCAAGCCAAGCACAGCCACCAGTCTAGCCATCAAACCAACCTGATGCAGTCTCAGGCGAGCTGTAAGTTGGATGGTCAGAGACAGCAGCCACCAGCTCAATCTGTCTTTGATTCTCCAAACTCTTACAATCCTCTAAACAATCTTCCAATGACCAGCCAGCACACTTCTAATATTCAGAATCAGTCTCAGCAACATGGGCAGAACTCAACGCAAGCACTGAGGCAAGAGTCACATCAACACCGACAACAGCAGCAATTGTTGGAATTGCAAAGGCGACAGATCCAACAGCCGAATAGAGCTGCTGACATTTCTTCCAACGGTCAACAGCAGTCATGTCGGCAACAGACGCAGCAACATGCAATACAAACCCAGATACAACAACCTTCAAGGGCTACTGCTATTTCTTCTCATCATCCACAACAACAGCAACAGTTGGTTCAGCAACAACAGCGTCAGATGTATCAGCAACCACAACAAATGCATCCGCAGAATCAACAGCTGCAGCCACAGCAGCAACAGCAATTCAACCAACAGCAACACACCTTTCAGCAACAACCACAAGTGCATCcgcagcaacagcagcagcaatgGCAACAGCACAATCAGCAACAGCAGCAGGGCCAGCAGTTCAATCAACAGCAGCATCGGCAGCAACAGAACTCCAGCTACAAGACAACAAACTTGCCAGTGATGAAATGTGAAATGGAGACAAGGTACTCACATGGGATGGCATCACAGAACAACATGCAGTCGGACAGGAGCGGTTTCTCAGGAAACCAAGGGATGATTCACAATGGTGGTGGAAGTCTTGGACTTGAGTTCAATCAG GACATGTCGATTCCTGGCAACAACCTCCATCCCACCAGCCAACTCGACCCGATGACCTCGGACATGACATCGGAGCTCCTGTCCGCCATGATGCCCGGCATGGGTGGCCAACAAGTAGGGGAGAACCAGGGACTCTTTGAGCTTCCAATGAAGGGCATGGTCATGGGGAGCGGTGCTATCATCCAGAATGGCTTCCAGGTCGCACTGACCCACACCTCGAATGTCTGA
- the LOC129258943 gene encoding probable serine/threonine-protein kinase yakA isoform X2 → MHQNVFELIHKEDREDFQKQLLVCPPATCSQDVTQRSLTSANGCSDDHQDVPPEMNDSEQSLDRNFTSRLRCLLDESSGFLSLQFSGRMRMLHGQRTRGKDGIPVDVDPPEMALFALACPLQQPTIMEIYVRNMIFRTKHKLDFKTVNLDTKGTEVLGYTDTEFRSLPGYQYVHYEDIIYCSEMHSSLIRKGETGFIYFRLMSKVMKWIWVQAKGRVMYKNGKPDYLVSTHRPMSDEEGDQHLINRRKPFRWPFTGKADLYDCNPPYPPIPPVILHALQRGEIPSFGGGPPPGVPMGDMPPGMSGMPPGMGGMPPGMPPGMPPGMPPGMPPGMGEMPPGMTDFPPGGMPPFGDSVKFRDDGPPPFGMNKESMFSPRSERGGTQSFEGPTPRYQFKRSPGYSPPNYSCEGMENGGNDRVGGVFDQRVNGNRSLLENGIKGHISPQESLPTMAGESLRTEFSRNIGDASVNMLSESQTWSCRHNALNSLPADQSALSSPQMHPQQLQQHQQQHQQLQQQQPQQQQQQHQQQQQQQHQQLQQQQPQQQQQQHQQQQQQQQQYQQQQQQQQQQLRYQQQQKISTYLPLQNHSQGAALETSNMCSPRSTGSNDSGFNSVPMHGQMQNNGIGRNQASRKVAVVSPCQVSPEMQLPQRVKDPRAPTLSTGSIDSGVDNLPYENGDDIPTFDEALSLSAFESGQQGAIARTLMASSGPEMLAPNTWTSNNEQSYNAPNQEFHNMPNQIGPKVEMNTMQFNRMPTHNNGLNHDSCNVLRSLLSNPQTQVSCKQEVQSSSSPVTSITHPNTVEWGSPSAKTPVNSLNSVHPQSRQQPSMATPQSKNVFMQGSGSSQQMPHPVHSSRVSHSQQQAKHSHQSSHQTNLMQSQASCKLDGQRQQPPAQSVFDSPNSYNPLNNLPMTSQHTSNIQNQSQQHGQNSTQALRQESHQHRQQQQLLELQRRQIQQPNRAADISSNGQQQSCRQQTQQHAIQTQIQQPSRATAISSHHPQQQQQLVQQQQRQMYQQPQQMHPQNQQLQPQQQQQFNQQQHTFQQQPQVHPQQQQQQWQQHNQQQQQGQQFNQQQHRQQQNSSYKTTNLPVMKCEMETRYSHGMASQNNMQSDRSGFSGNQGMIHNGGGSLGLEFNQDMSIPGNNLHPTSQLDPMTSDMTSELLSAMMPGMGGQQVGENQGLFELPMKGMVMGSGAIIQNGFQVALTHTSNV, encoded by the exons ATTCAGAGCAATCATTGGACCGAAACTTCACCAGTCGTCTCAGATGCCTCCTAGATGAATCCTCAGGGTTTCTG AGCCTGCAGTTCAGCGGGCGTATGCGTATGCTCCATGGCCAGCGGACGAGAGGCAAGGATGGCATACCCGTTGACGTGGACCCACCAGAGATGGCGCTCTTCGCCTTGGCCTGTCCCCTCCAGCAGCCGACCATCATGGAGATCTATGTGCGGAACATGATCTTCAGGACGAAGCACAAGCTGGACTTCAAGACGGTCAATCTGGATACAAA GGGCACTGAAGTTCTTGGTTACACCGACACGGAGTTCCGATCCTTGCCTGGCTACCAGTACGTGCATTATGAAGACATCATCTACTGTTCTGAGATGCATAGCTCAT TGATCCGTAAAGGAGAGACTGGTTTCATCTACTTCCGGTtgatgtcaaaggtcatgaagTGGATCTGGGTCCAGGCTAAAGGGAGGGTCATGTACAAGAATGGCAAGCCAGACTACCTGGTCTCCACCCACAGGCCGATGAG TGACGAGGAAGGAGATCAGCATCTGATAAACCGTAGGAAGCCGTTCCGATGGCCGTTCACAGGGAAAGCCGACCTGTACGATTGCAACCCACCATACCCTCCCATTCCGCCAG TCATACTACATGCTCTTCAGAGAGGGGAGATTCCCAGCTTTGGAGGAGGGCCACCCCCAGGAGTCCCCATGGGAGATATGCCTCCAGGAATGAGCGGAATGCCACCAGGAATGGGGGGTATGCCACCAGGCATGCCTCCAGGTATGCCTCCTGGCATGCCTCCAGGTATGCCTCCTGGCATGGGGGAGATGCCTCCGGGAATGACGGATTTCCCTCCTGGTGGAATGCCCCCCTTTGGAGACTCTGTGAAGTTCAGAGATGACGGGCCACCACCGTTTGGTATGAATAAGGAATCCATGTTTAGTCCGAGGTCGGAAAGGGGTGGGACTCAATCGTTCGAAGGACCCACACCGAGATACCAGTTCAAACGATCGCCTGGGTACTCCCCTCCCAACTACTCCTGCGAGGGCATGGAGAATGGTGGTAATGATAGGGTCGGTGGTGTCTTTGATCAGAGGGTAAATGGAAACAGAAGTCTTTTGGAAAATGGAATCAAGGGGCACATCAGCCCCCAGGAGTCCCTTCCAACAATGGCAGGGGAATCCCTGAGGACAGAGTTTTCTAGAAATATTGGGGATGCATCTGTTAATATGTTGAGTGAATCACAGACCTGGTCATGCAGGCATAATGCTTTGAACAGTTTACCTGCTGATCAAAGTGCTTTGTCATCACCTCAGATGCATCCACAGCAGCTCCAACAGCATCAGCAACAACATCAGCAGCTCCAACAGCAACAGCCTcagcaacaacagcagcaacatcagcaacagcagcagcaacaacatcAGCAGCTCCAACAGCAACAGCCTcagcaacaacagcagcaacatcagcaacagcagcagcaacagcagcaatatcagcaacagcagcagcagcaacaacaacaacttcggtatcagcagcagcagaagaTCTCTACATATTTACCATTGCAGAACCATTCACAAGGTGCTGCCTTAGAAACTTCCAACATGTGCTCTCCGCGATCAACAGGTAGCAATGACAGTGGGTTTAACAGTGTGCCCATGCATGGACAGATGCAGAATAATGGTATTGGCCGTAACCAAGCATCAAGGAAAGTGGCTGTAGTGAGTCCTTGCCAAGTGAGTCCCGAAATGCAACTTCCTCAGAGAGTCAAAGACCCCAGGGCTCCTACACTTAGCACAGGGAGCATTGACAGTGGGGTGGACAACTTGCCATATGAGAATGGAGATGATATCCCAACATTTGACGAAGCCCTTTCCTTATCGGCGTTTGAATCAGGACAGCAAGGGGCCATTGCAAGAACTCTTATGGCAAGCAGTGGTCCTGAAATGCTTGCACCAAACACATGGACTTCTAACAATGAACAATCATATAATGCCCCAAATCAGGAATTCCACAATATGCCAAACCAAATTGGACCAAAAGTAGAAATGAACACTATGCAGTTTAACCGTATGCCAACTCATAATAATGGACTAAATCATGACTCTTGTAACGTCTTGAGGTCGTTACTGAGTAATCCTCAGACCCAGGTCTCTTGTAAGCAGGAGGTGCAGAGTTCTTCATCTCCAGTCACGTCCATCACCCACCCAAACACGGTAGAATGGGGGTCACCATCGGCCAAAACCCCTGTAAACTCCCTGAATTCAGTCCATCCCCAATCCAGACAGCAACCCAGCATGGCCACTCCTCAGTCCAAAAATGTGTTCATGCAAGGTTCCGGGTCGTCGCAGCAAATGCCGCATCCTGTGCATTCTTCCAGGGTATCTCATTCACAGCAGCAAGCCAAGCACAGCCACCAGTCTAGCCATCAAACCAACCTGATGCAGTCTCAGGCGAGCTGTAAGTTGGATGGTCAGAGACAGCAGCCACCAGCTCAATCTGTCTTTGATTCTCCAAACTCTTACAATCCTCTAAACAATCTTCCAATGACCAGCCAGCACACTTCTAATATTCAGAATCAGTCTCAGCAACATGGGCAGAACTCAACGCAAGCACTGAGGCAAGAGTCACATCAACACCGACAACAGCAGCAATTGTTGGAATTGCAAAGGCGACAGATCCAACAGCCGAATAGAGCTGCTGACATTTCTTCCAACGGTCAACAGCAGTCATGTCGGCAACAGACGCAGCAACATGCAATACAAACCCAGATACAACAACCTTCAAGGGCTACTGCTATTTCTTCTCATCATCCACAACAACAGCAACAGTTGGTTCAGCAACAACAGCGTCAGATGTATCAGCAACCACAACAAATGCATCCGCAGAATCAACAGCTGCAGCCACAGCAGCAACAGCAATTCAACCAACAGCAACACACCTTTCAGCAACAACCACAAGTGCATCcgcagcaacagcagcagcaatgGCAACAGCACAATCAGCAACAGCAGCAGGGCCAGCAGTTCAATCAACAGCAGCATCGGCAGCAACAGAACTCCAGCTACAAGACAACAAACTTGCCAGTGATGAAATGTGAAATGGAGACAAGGTACTCACATGGGATGGCATCACAGAACAACATGCAGTCGGACAGGAGCGGTTTCTCAGGAAACCAAGGGATGATTCACAATGGTGGTGGAAGTCTTGGACTTGAGTTCAATCAG GACATGTCGATTCCTGGCAACAACCTCCATCCCACCAGCCAACTCGACCCGATGACCTCGGACATGACATCGGAGCTCCTGTCCGCCATGATGCCCGGCATGGGTGGCCAACAAGTAGGGGAGAACCAGGGACTCTTTGAGCTTCCAATGAAGGGCATGGTCATGGGGAGCGGTGCTATCATCCAGAATGGCTTCCAGGTCGCACTGACCCACACCTCGAATGTCTGA